TTAACTCTCGTCCACGTTTCTGTTCTTCCAAGTAAGCTTACACCTACATAACCTCTTATGTCCAATTTATTTTGATCTTTTAACGTCATTTTACAACTATAGGTCTTTCCAGATTTAGGGTCGTATATTGTACCATCTTCATAAGAACCTTTTCCTTTATCTACAAAGCCTTGCAAAATTTGCAGGCCTTGAATAGGCCTAGATTGTTTTTCCTTATCTGGATTCTTGGAATCCTTTTTTGGCTGTCCATTTTCATCATTTGGTTCTTTAAGCCAGTATAGCTTTCCGAAAAAATTATCTCCTTCTTTTGAGATTTCAATTCTCCCTTCACCACTAGGATTTTGCCACTTACCGACTATATCATCACCTTGCGAAAATGCATGTAAGGATATTATACAAAAAATCAAAGCAAACAGAATTTTTTTCATAACTAATAGATTTAAAATAGTTCAATTGATACTTATTAACACATTTATATAACCTCTTTAGAATTAGTAAGTATTATGCATGCATAAAAATAAATGTTTTTTTTTAAAGAACCTCGTTAGTGTTCATAAAGTTTGCACACACGAATCAAAAAAGAAACTTGTTATTAAGAAATATTTCCTAAACCAAATACAAGTGTTATATTTGCAGCCACTTCGCGGGTATACACCGCATTCCCTGCCCAGGTGGCGAAATTGGTAGACGCACCATCTTGAGGGGGTGGCGCCCTAAGGGCGTGGCAGTTCGAATCTGCTCCTGGGCACTATCGAAATGGAAGCCATTGCGAAAGCTAGGGCTTTTGTTGTTTTATGGTGAGCCAAGCTTGTGCTTGTGTGAGCGATAAAACAACAAAAGGCAAAGCCACGAAGTGGCCGGCTTCCATTTCGATGGTTGACCTCCTACCCACAGATGGCTGCGGCCATCAAGTGCGGAACCGCGGGGCACAGCCAATCTGCTTTTAGACGCTTTAATTCTGTCTTATATTTTTTTATCCTCTAGATATTTTTTAAAGATATCTTGGTATACCTTTATAAACCATACGGTAAACTGATCTGGAAACGAGTTGACTGATTGTTGGAGTGCATCAAACGCT
This Olivibacter sp. SDN3 DNA region includes the following protein-coding sequences:
- a CDS encoding DUF2147 domain-containing protein — protein: MKKILFALIFCIISLHAFSQGDDIVGKWQNPSGEGRIEISKEGDNFFGKLYWLKEPNDENGQPKKDSKNPDKEKQSRPIQGLQILQGFVDKGKGSYEDGTIYDPKSGKTYSCKMTLKDQNKLDIRGYVGVSLLGRTETWTRVKE